One Syntrophorhabdaceae bacterium DNA window includes the following coding sequences:
- the pstB gene encoding phosphate ABC transporter ATP-binding protein PstB has product MNAFALETKNLNLFYGTFHGLKNIDFRVFPRAITALIGPSGCGKSTLLRCFNRMNDLIDDVRIEGDIRVHDEKVENIDIIELRKKVGMVFQRPNPFPFTVYENMVYGLKVHGMGNKRYLRETVEKCLFSVGLWDELKDKMSAPALTLSEEIKQRLCIARVLTVEPEIILLDEPCSALDPIATMRIEELMMELKQDYTILIVTHNMQQAARVSDYTGFMLLGDLVEFDETPHIFTSPKDERTEGYITGRFG; this is encoded by the coding sequence ATGAATGCTTTTGCACTGGAAACAAAGAATTTGAACCTCTTCTACGGCACGTTTCACGGACTGAAGAATATCGACTTTCGCGTTTTTCCGCGGGCCATCACGGCCCTCATCGGGCCTTCGGGCTGCGGCAAATCCACGCTTTTGCGTTGTTTTAACCGCATGAACGATCTTATCGACGATGTGCGTATCGAAGGAGACATTCGCGTACATGATGAAAAGGTAGAGAATATCGACATCATCGAGCTTCGCAAGAAAGTGGGCATGGTCTTCCAAAGGCCCAACCCCTTCCCGTTTACCGTATACGAAAATATGGTCTACGGCCTTAAGGTGCATGGCATGGGTAATAAGAGGTATCTGCGTGAGACCGTGGAGAAGTGTCTTTTTTCTGTGGGCCTCTGGGATGAACTCAAGGACAAAATGAGCGCCCCGGCGCTCACCCTATCGGAAGAAATCAAGCAACGGCTCTGCATTGCTCGCGTCCTGACGGTCGAGCCGGAGATCATTCTCCTCGATGAACCCTGCTCCGCGCTTGATCCCATCGCCACCATGAGAATCGAGGAACTCATGATGGAGCTCAAACAGGACTATACGATCCTCATCGTAACGCATAACATGCAACAGGCGGCGAGGGTCTCGGACTACACGGGTTTTATGCTCTTGGGCGATCTCGTTGAGTTCGACGAGACCCCCCACATTTTTACCTCTCCCAAAGACGAGAGGACAGAGGGCTACATTACCGGCCGTTTCGGATAG
- a CDS encoding phosphate ABC transporter ATP-binding protein encodes MNTKIAIERLRLSFGKNEVIKNITINVYKNAITGFMGPSGSGKSTIISVINRMIDFEDNVNIHGRVYIDGKNILDDSNNPVSLRRRVGTVFAVPIPLPRSIFENIAYGPRLKGLTGRRELHNIVEESLKKAFLWDEVKDRLNLSALKLSGGQQQRLCLARTLALKPEIILLDEPCSGLDPISTAKIEDALNELKSDYTIVLVSNNTKQIARITDFAAFFYMGKLVEYNTTERVFTTPLEKQTEDYIQGKFG; translated from the coding sequence GTCTATAAGAACGCCATCACGGGCTTTATGGGTCCTTCCGGGAGCGGCAAGTCGACCATTATCTCTGTCATCAATAGAATGATCGATTTTGAAGACAACGTGAATATTCACGGAAGGGTCTATATAGACGGAAAGAATATTCTCGACGACTCCAATAATCCGGTGAGCCTGCGCAGACGCGTGGGTACCGTATTTGCCGTGCCTATACCGCTGCCACGCTCGATCTTTGAGAATATCGCCTACGGACCGCGGCTCAAAGGTTTGACCGGTAGGAGGGAACTCCACAATATCGTAGAGGAGAGCCTCAAAAAAGCGTTCCTGTGGGATGAGGTCAAAGACAGACTCAATCTCTCGGCTCTCAAACTCTCCGGCGGCCAGCAGCAGCGGCTTTGTCTTGCCCGCACACTCGCCCTCAAACCGGAGATCATTCTTCTCGATGAACCCTGCTCCGGTCTTGATCCTATCTCCACCGCAAAAATTGAAGACGCATTGAACGAGCTTAAGTCGGATTACACTATCGTGCTCGTATCCAACAATACGAAGCAGATCGCACGTATAACCGATTTTGCCGCCTTCTTCTACATGGGAAAACTCGTCGAATATAACACGACCGAAAGGGTCTTTACGACCCCGCTCGAGAAACAGACTGAAGACTATATCCAGGGGAAATTCGGATAA